A window of Danaus plexippus chromosome 12, MEX_DaPlex, whole genome shotgun sequence contains these coding sequences:
- the LOC116772593 gene encoding sarcoplasmic reticulum histidine-rich calcium-binding protein-like translates to MNTAMRLSCLFLALAGASAFSINLRQNPETLCLGQDNFLRIANVDSCQLYYQCYAGRSYLMQCPEETWFNEEIQVCDRSPIPRSCRADESEPETEPEPEEEQEPEPEPEEEQEPEPEPEPEEEQEPEPEPEEEQEPEPEPEEEQEPKPEPEEEQEPEPEPEEEPEPKPEPEEEQEPEPEPEEEPENGESEPEIEEPEEDQKPEESEPDQEVEEPEQEQEEEKPEQEPEAEEPEPEEEAEQPEVDEEAVPEEDADQQNPEESDPEDQLPEEEIPEQEQEEEEEQVGEENEGGSEDGEEIKRLGRNVHRQEEQEGEEKDSEEAEHNHDHDHGHNHDHQHDHDHDHDHEHNHDHDHGHGHDHAHDHDHAHNHDHDHEHDDNHDHSHDHGHDHGHGHDHDHDHDHEHNHDHDHDHDHGHGHDHAHDHDHDHEHDDNHDHSHEHDHDHDHGHDHDHGHDHDHDHGHDHGHDHDHDHGHDHDHDHGHDHDHEHDHGHDHDHDHDHGHDHDHDHDHGHDHDHDHDHGQDEGSGSDIEKDSVVKFIKRKLEQSGDGSLEDNVWIDEVIIDDEWDVEGGVDGEQEVENPIEAPEDFRWGKIFKSWLDGQA, encoded by the exons ctgCCATGAGGCTTTCGTGCCTTTTTTTGGCGTTGGCTGGCGCTTCCGCCTTCTCAATTAATTTGAGACAAAATCCGGAGACTCTCTGCTTAGGCCAAGACAACTTCTTACGTATCGCCAATGTTGATAGCTGCCAGTTGTATTATCAGTGCTATGCTGGACGTTCATATCTAATGCAATGCCCCGAAGAGACGTGGTTTAATGAAGAGATACag GTTTGTGACCGATCGCCAATTCCAAGGAGCTGTCGCGCAGATGAATCAGAGCCGGAAACAGAACCTGAGCCTGAAGAAGAACAAGAACCGGAACCTGAACCTGAAGAAGAACAAGAACCGGAACCTGAACCTGAGCCTGAAGAAGAACAAGAACCGGAACCAGAACCTGAAGAAGAACAAGAACCGGAACCAGAACCTGAAGAAGAACAAGAACCGAAACCAGAACCTGAAGAAGAACAAGAGCCGGAACCTGAACCTGAAGAAGAACCAGAACCGAAACCAGAACCTGAAGAAGAACAAGAGCCGGAACCTGAACCTGAAGAAGAACCAGAAAATGGAGAGTCTGAGCCAGAAATAGAGGAGCCTGAAGAAGATCAAAAACCAGAGGAATCTGAACCAGACCAAGAAGTTGAAGAACCGGAGCAAGAACAAGAAGAAGAGAAACCAGAACAAGAGCCAGAGGCCGAAGAACCAGAGCCAGAGGAAGAAGCTGAGCAACCCGAAGTAGACGAGGAGGCAGTGCCTGAAGAGGATGCAGATCAACAAAATCCAGAAGAGTCTGATCCTGAGGATCAACTCCCCGAAGAGGAAATTCCTGAGCAAGaacaagaagaagaagaagaacaAGTAGGCGAAGAAAACGAAGGAGGCTCAGAAGATGGAgaggaaataaaaagattaggACGAAACGTTCATAGACAAGAAGAACAAGAAGGAGAGGAGAAAGACTCTGAAGAAGCTGAACATAATCATGATCATGACCACGGCCACAACCACGACCACCAACATGACCACGACCACGATCACGACCATGAACACAATCACGATCACGACCACGGCCATGGACATGACCATGCCCACGACCACGATCATGCCCACAACCACGATCACGACCACGAACACGACGACAATCATGATCACAGCCATGACCACGGCCACGACCACGGTCACGGTCACGACCACGACCATGATCATGATCATGAACACAATCACGATCACGATCACGACCACGACCACGGCCATGGCCATGACCATGCCCACGACCACGATCACGACCACGAACACGACGACAATCATGATCACAGCCACGAGCACGACCACGATCATGACCACGGCCACGACCATGACCACGGCCACGACCACGACCACGACCATGGCCATGACCACGGCCACGACCACGACCACGACCACGGCCATGACCACGACCACGACCACGGCCATGATCACGACCATGAACACGACCATGGCCATGATCACGACCATGACCACGACCATGGCCATGATCACGACCATGACCACGACCATGGCCATGATCACGACCATGACCACGACCATGGCCAAGATGAGGGTTCCGGTTCAGATATTGAAAAGGATTCTGTTGTGAAGTTTATCAAAAGAAAACTTGAACAGAGTGGTGATGGAAGTTTGGAGGATAACGTTTGGATAGATGAAGTCATTATAGATGATGAGTGGGATGTTGAAGGTGGTGTAGATGGGGAACAAGAAGTAGAAAACCCAATTGAAGCTCCAGAAGATTTCAGATGgggaaaaattttcaaaagctGGCTCGATGGACAAGCTTAG